The following are encoded together in the Rhizobium tumorigenes genome:
- the rpmB gene encoding 50S ribosomal protein L28, with amino-acid sequence MSRMCELTGKAVLTGNNVSHANNKTKRKFLPNLCQVTLISDSLGQRYRLRVSAAALRTVEHRGGLDAFLLKSDETTLSQRARLLRRQIVKKTAELAATAA; translated from the coding sequence ATGTCCCGCATGTGCGAATTGACCGGCAAGGCCGTCCTGACGGGTAACAATGTCAGCCACGCAAACAACAAGACCAAGCGCAAGTTCCTTCCGAACCTGTGCCAGGTAACGCTGATCTCCGATTCGCTCGGCCAGCGTTATCGCCTGCGCGTTTCGGCTGCGGCGCTTCGCACCGTCGAACACCGTGGCGGCCTCGATGCCTTCCTTCTGAAGTCCGACGAAACCACGCTGAGCCAGCGCGCTCGCCTGCTTCGTCGCCAGATCGTCAAGAAGACTGCAGAACTCGCAGCGACCGCTGCCTAA
- a CDS encoding queuosine precursor transporter has product MPNPRFLLIYVALMTLVVVASNFLVQFPLNGEIAGVKLGDILTWGAFTYPVAFLVTDLTNRQFGPTIARRVVLAGFVVGIAMSFFSSVPRIAIASGAAYLAGQLLDIVLFNRLRRQAWWRAPLVGSLLGSLLDTVLFFSLSFAAFFVFLGDNTPFALEQAPILGIFTMEAPRWISWAIGDFSVKLIVGLIMLLPYGALMNVLKPAQPVRG; this is encoded by the coding sequence ATGCCCAACCCGCGTTTTCTGCTGATCTACGTTGCCCTGATGACGCTGGTCGTCGTCGCGTCCAATTTTCTCGTCCAGTTCCCGCTGAACGGCGAGATCGCCGGCGTCAAGCTCGGCGACATTCTGACCTGGGGTGCCTTCACCTATCCGGTCGCCTTTCTCGTCACCGACCTCACCAACCGCCAGTTCGGCCCGACTATCGCGCGCCGCGTCGTGCTTGCCGGCTTCGTCGTCGGTATCGCCATGTCGTTCTTCTCGTCGGTGCCGCGTATTGCCATTGCCTCGGGCGCTGCCTATCTGGCAGGCCAGCTGCTCGACATCGTGCTGTTCAACCGCTTGCGCCGCCAGGCGTGGTGGCGCGCGCCGCTGGTTGGCTCCCTGCTGGGCTCTCTGCTCGACACGGTGCTGTTCTTCTCTCTGTCCTTCGCCGCCTTTTTCGTGTTCCTCGGCGACAACACACCATTCGCGCTCGAACAGGCGCCGATCCTCGGCATCTTCACGATGGAAGCGCCGCGCTGGATCTCCTGGGCCATCGGTGACTTCTCCGTCAAGCTGATCGTCGGCCTGATAATGCTGCTGCCCTACGGCGCCCTCATGAACGTTCTGAAGCCGGCGCAGCCGGTTCGGGGCTGA
- a CDS encoding esterase-like activity of phytase family protein — translation MKRLSRVCLLAALLAGCVPAGDPSAGGPAEIRASKISAFRFGSTVTKFGDLEFLGGLQMTSSNDLFGAASAIRLRPDHRHIVSVLDTGHWWTGAIDRDADGKLQGISEAVIMPMIDRFGQTHEGKGAMDAEGVALRGNTVLVSYEQNHRVDVYPDPGFETSKPSGSLPILMNRNALRGNQSLEALMIGPPGSPLAGNAVLVTERSLDKDGNMLAAILDGPLKGRFTVRHYDDYDVSDGVFLPDGDLLLLERRFDFAHGIGMRLRRIAGGDIKPGAVVDGKVIFEANADEQIDNMEGIDAFRAEDGTTHLIMVSDDNHSILQRNLMLEFRLLR, via the coding sequence ATGAAGCGACTTTCCCGCGTCTGCCTGCTGGCCGCGCTGCTGGCCGGCTGTGTGCCTGCCGGCGATCCTTCCGCCGGCGGACCTGCCGAGATCCGTGCGAGCAAGATATCCGCTTTCCGTTTTGGCTCGACGGTGACGAAATTCGGCGATCTCGAGTTTCTGGGCGGCCTGCAGATGACCTCGAGCAACGATCTGTTCGGCGCCGCCTCGGCGATCCGCCTGCGGCCAGACCACCGGCACATCGTCTCCGTGCTCGATACCGGGCACTGGTGGACAGGCGCCATCGACCGCGATGCCGATGGCAAGCTGCAGGGCATCTCCGAGGCGGTCATCATGCCGATGATCGACCGGTTTGGCCAGACGCATGAAGGCAAGGGCGCAATGGATGCCGAGGGCGTTGCGCTGCGCGGCAACACCGTGCTTGTCAGCTACGAGCAGAACCACCGCGTCGACGTTTATCCCGATCCCGGCTTCGAGACGTCCAAGCCCTCGGGCTCGCTCCCTATCCTCATGAACCGCAATGCGTTGCGCGGCAACCAGAGCCTCGAAGCGCTGATGATCGGCCCGCCGGGCAGCCCGCTTGCAGGCAATGCCGTACTGGTAACGGAACGCAGCCTGGACAAGGACGGCAACATGCTCGCCGCTATCCTCGACGGCCCCCTGAAAGGCCGCTTCACCGTCCGCCATTACGACGACTACGATGTCAGCGACGGGGTGTTCCTCCCGGATGGCGACCTGCTGCTTCTGGAACGGCGTTTCGACTTCGCCCACGGCATCGGCATGCGCCTGCGCCGCATTGCCGGCGGCGACATCAAGCCGGGTGCCGTAGTCGATGGAAAGGTAATCTTCGAGGCCAATGCCGACGAGCAGATCGACAACATGGAAGGCATAGACGCCTTCCGCGCCGAAGACGGCACGACCCACCTGATCATGGTGTCCGACGACAACCACTCGATCCTACAGCGCAACCTGATGCTGGAATTCCGGCTACTGCGGTGA
- the cobT gene encoding cobaltochelatase subunit CobT: MAGRGDNLKGKPGAQVDMEPLRRAITGCVRSIAGDGEVEVTFANERPGMSGERIRLPEMSKRPTLHELAVTRGLGDSMALRLACHDARVHATMAPQGTDARTIFDAVEQARVESIGTLRMDGVAANIYSMNTEKYAKANFAGVERQEDAPLGEAMAMIIREKLTGQKPPESAGKVLDLWRPFIEEKTAGALDALPDAINDQQAFARAMRHVLSAMEMAEDYGDDETEQNDEDSTSEEDQPRSDEQDQDEVDEDAGADAAPAEDSEQADEQMDDGEMDGAEISDDDMTDEGEDDSETPGETRRPNTPFSDFNEKVDYHVFTEDFDETISASELCDASELERLRAFLDKQLAHLQGAVGRLANRMQRRLMAQQNRSWDFDLEEGYLDPARLTRMIIDPMQPLSFKMERDTQFRDTVVTLLIDNSGSMRGRPITVAATCADILARTLERCGVKVEILGFTTKAWKGGQSRENWLAGGKPQTPGRLNDLRHIIYKSADEPLRRARNNLGLMMREGLLKENIDGEALIWAHNRLLARREQRKILMMISDGAPVDDSTLSVNPGNYLERHLRAVIEQIETRSPVELLAIGIGHDVTRYYRRAVTIVDADELAGAMTEQLASLFEDQTQQPRRGRRRAG, translated from the coding sequence ATGGCAGGTCGTGGAGACAATCTGAAGGGCAAGCCCGGCGCGCAGGTCGATATGGAGCCGTTGCGCCGGGCGATCACCGGCTGCGTGCGCTCGATCGCCGGCGACGGCGAAGTCGAGGTGACGTTTGCCAATGAGCGTCCGGGCATGAGCGGCGAGCGCATCCGCCTGCCGGAAATGTCGAAGCGGCCAACGCTGCATGAGCTTGCCGTTACCCGCGGTCTCGGCGATTCCATGGCGCTGCGTCTTGCCTGTCACGATGCGCGCGTTCACGCGACGATGGCGCCGCAGGGCACCGACGCGCGCACCATCTTCGATGCCGTCGAGCAGGCGCGTGTCGAATCGATCGGGACGTTGCGGATGGATGGCGTTGCCGCCAACATCTACTCGATGAATACCGAGAAATACGCCAAGGCGAACTTTGCCGGTGTCGAGCGCCAGGAAGATGCGCCGCTAGGCGAAGCCATGGCGATGATCATCCGCGAGAAGCTTACCGGCCAGAAGCCGCCGGAAAGCGCTGGAAAGGTGCTCGATCTCTGGCGTCCGTTCATCGAGGAAAAGACCGCCGGCGCTCTGGATGCGCTGCCTGATGCGATCAACGACCAGCAGGCCTTTGCCCGCGCCATGCGCCACGTCCTCTCAGCCATGGAAATGGCCGAGGACTACGGCGACGACGAGACCGAGCAGAACGACGAGGACAGCACCTCCGAGGAAGACCAGCCGCGCAGCGACGAGCAGGACCAGGACGAGGTCGACGAAGATGCCGGCGCTGACGCCGCGCCCGCCGAAGACAGCGAGCAGGCCGACGAGCAGATGGACGACGGCGAGATGGACGGCGCGGAGATCTCCGACGACGACATGACCGACGAGGGCGAGGACGATTCCGAAACGCCCGGCGAGACGCGCCGCCCGAACACCCCTTTCTCCGATTTCAACGAAAAGGTCGACTATCACGTCTTCACCGAGGATTTCGACGAGACCATCAGCGCGTCGGAGCTTTGTGATGCCTCCGAACTGGAGCGGTTGCGGGCGTTTCTCGACAAGCAGCTGGCCCATCTTCAGGGTGCCGTCGGACGCCTCGCCAACCGGATGCAGCGCCGCCTGATGGCGCAGCAGAACCGGTCGTGGGATTTCGACCTGGAAGAGGGCTACCTCGACCCGGCCCGCCTGACGCGGATGATTATCGACCCGATGCAGCCGCTGTCGTTCAAGATGGAACGCGACACGCAGTTCCGCGATACGGTGGTGACGCTGCTGATCGACAATTCCGGCTCGATGCGCGGACGTCCGATCACGGTTGCCGCCACCTGCGCCGATATCCTGGCACGTACGCTGGAGCGTTGCGGCGTCAAGGTCGAGATTCTCGGGTTCACGACCAAGGCCTGGAAGGGTGGGCAGTCTCGCGAGAACTGGCTTGCCGGCGGCAAGCCGCAGACGCCGGGACGGCTCAACGACCTGCGCCACATCATCTACAAATCGGCCGACGAGCCGCTGCGCCGGGCCCGCAACAATCTCGGCCTGATGATGCGCGAAGGCCTGCTCAAGGAAAACATCGACGGAGAAGCGTTGATCTGGGCCCACAACCGGCTGCTGGCGCGGCGCGAGCAGCGCAAGATCCTGATGATGATCTCGGATGGCGCTCCGGTCGACGATTCGACGCTGTCGGTCAATCCGGGCAATTATCTGGAGCGCCACCTGCGCGCCGTCATCGAGCAGATCGAAACCCGTTCGCCTGTCGAACTTCTCGCTATCGGCATCGGTCACGACGTGACGCGCTATTATCGTCGCGCCGTCACGATCGTCGACGCCGACGAACTGGCCGGCGCCATGACAGAGCAGCTGGCATCGCTGTTCGAAGACCAGACGCAGCAGCCGAGGCGCGGCCGGCGCCGGGCTGGCTGA
- the cobS gene encoding cobaltochelatase subunit CobS, which produces MSKIDVDISQLPDTTVSLREAFGIDSDMRVPAYSKGDAYVPDFDSDYLFDRDTTLAIVAGFAHNRRVMISGYHGTGKSSHIEQVAARLNWPCVRINLDSHVSRIDLVGKDAIVVKDGMQITEFKDGILPWAYQHNVALVFDEYDAGRPDVMFVIQRVLESSGRLTLLDQSRVIRPHPAFRLFATANTIGLGDTTGLYHGTQQINQAQMDRWSIVSTLNYLPHEQEVNIVAAKVKSFRTTAGRETVSKMVRVADLTRAAFMNGDLSTVMSPRTVITWAENAEIFGDVAFAFRVTFLNKCDELERPLVAEHYQRAFGVELKESAANIVLEA; this is translated from the coding sequence ATGAGTAAGATTGACGTTGATATCTCGCAGCTGCCCGACACCACGGTTTCGCTGCGCGAAGCCTTCGGTATTGATTCCGACATGCGCGTGCCGGCCTACAGCAAGGGCGACGCCTATGTTCCGGACTTCGATTCGGACTACCTCTTCGACCGCGACACGACGCTCGCCATCGTCGCCGGCTTCGCGCATAACCGGCGCGTGATGATTTCGGGCTATCACGGCACGGGCAAATCGTCGCACATCGAGCAGGTTGCGGCCCGCCTCAACTGGCCCTGCGTCCGTATCAACCTCGACAGCCATGTCAGCCGTATCGACCTTGTTGGCAAGGATGCCATTGTCGTCAAGGACGGCATGCAGATCACCGAGTTCAAGGACGGCATCCTGCCCTGGGCCTACCAGCATAATGTCGCGCTCGTGTTCGACGAATACGACGCCGGACGCCCGGACGTGATGTTCGTCATCCAGCGCGTGCTGGAATCGTCCGGTCGCCTGACGCTTCTCGACCAGAGCCGCGTCATCCGCCCGCATCCCGCCTTCCGCCTGTTCGCCACCGCCAACACCATCGGCCTCGGCGACACGACGGGCCTTTATCACGGCACGCAGCAGATCAACCAGGCACAGATGGACCGCTGGTCGATCGTCTCGACGCTGAACTACCTGCCGCACGAGCAGGAAGTGAACATCGTCGCCGCCAAGGTCAAATCCTTCCGCACGACGGCCGGCCGCGAGACCGTTTCGAAGATGGTACGGGTTGCCGACCTGACGCGTGCTGCCTTCATGAACGGCGACCTGTCGACAGTGATGAGCCCACGTACCGTCATCACCTGGGCTGAGAACGCCGAGATTTTCGGTGATGTCGCCTTCGCTTTCCGCGTCACGTTCCTCAACAAGTGCGACGAGCTCGAGCGTCCGCTGGTGGCCGAGCACTATCAGCGCGCCTTCGGTGTGGAGCTGAAGGAAAGCGCCGCCAACATCGTTCTCGAGGCCTAG
- a CDS encoding J domain-containing protein, with protein MGLDSKFFDGIRTRRRKVPDETPADPICTWDGCEKKGVHRAPVGRNAEGKFFLFCFEHVREYNKGYNYFSGLSDSEIARYQKEAITGHRPTWSVGVNKAARNSPLHSEVRSGAHPRMRDPFGFVAEGLGRSPRFEAPARKLKTLEAKAFDTMDLTFGATATEIKSRYKQLVKKHHPDANGGDRGSEDRFRAVVQAYQLLKQNGFC; from the coding sequence ATGGGACTAGACTCAAAATTCTTCGATGGCATCCGGACACGCCGTAGAAAGGTACCGGACGAGACGCCTGCCGACCCCATCTGCACATGGGACGGCTGCGAAAAGAAGGGTGTCCATCGCGCGCCGGTCGGCCGCAATGCCGAAGGTAAATTCTTCCTGTTCTGCTTCGAGCACGTCCGCGAGTACAACAAGGGCTACAATTACTTCTCCGGCCTCTCGGACAGCGAGATCGCGCGCTACCAGAAGGAGGCGATCACCGGTCACCGCCCGACGTGGAGCGTCGGCGTCAACAAGGCGGCGCGCAACAGTCCGCTGCATTCCGAGGTCCGTTCCGGCGCCCACCCGAGGATGCGCGATCCGTTCGGCTTCGTGGCCGAAGGGCTCGGTCGGAGCCCCCGTTTCGAAGCGCCCGCGCGCAAGTTGAAGACACTGGAGGCCAAGGCCTTCGACACGATGGATTTGACCTTCGGCGCCACTGCGACCGAGATCAAGAGCCGCTACAAGCAGCTCGTCAAGAAACACCACCCGGATGCCAATGGCGGCGACCGGGGCTCCGAAGACCGATTCCGGGCTGTCGTCCAGGCCTATCAATTGTTGAAGCAGAACGGTTTTTGTTAA
- a CDS encoding BolA family protein has translation MTVQSRIEETLTQNFAPERLAVINESHLHAGHHPDITGAGETHMRVRIVSEKFAGMPRLARHRAITTLLKPELDAGLHALAIEPSAPGEAVSW, from the coding sequence ATGACCGTTCAATCGCGCATCGAAGAAACGCTGACGCAGAATTTCGCGCCCGAGCGCCTTGCCGTCATCAACGAAAGCCATCTCCACGCCGGCCACCATCCCGACATCACCGGCGCCGGGGAAACCCACATGCGGGTTCGCATCGTGTCCGAAAAATTCGCCGGCATGCCCCGCCTCGCCCGCCACCGCGCCATCACCACCCTCCTGAAACCCGAACTCGACGCCGGCCTCCACGCCTTGGCCATCGAGCCATCGGCACCCGGCGAGGCGGTTAGCTGGTAG
- a CDS encoding HlyC/CorC family transporter has protein sequence MTIEGTFVALAEYWPQFLSIVLLVLVSAFFSGSETALTAASRSRMHTLEANGEIRAAVVNGLIERRDRLIGALLIGNNLANILSSSIATSLFLGLFGSSGVALATLAMTVILVIFAEVLPKSWAISAPDRFALYVAPMVKLFVAVVGPLSSVVNVIVRQILALFGINLSKEVSMLSAHEELRGAVDFLHREGSVVKADRDRLGGVLDLSELELSDIMVHRTSMRAVNADDAPEAVVRTMLESPYTRMPLWRGTTDNIIGVIHAKDLLRALAEPNVEPENLDVAKIAQKPWFVPDSTNLEDQLNAFLRRKQHFAVVVDEYGEVQGIVTLEDILEEIVGDIADEHDLDIQGVRQEADGSIVVDGVVPIRDLNRALDWNLPDEEATTIAGLVIHESMTIPEERQAFTFYGKRFIVMKREKNRITKLRIRPAEAADTDPV, from the coding sequence ATGACCATCGAAGGCACATTCGTAGCGCTTGCGGAATATTGGCCGCAGTTCCTGTCCATCGTCCTGCTCGTTCTGGTCTCGGCCTTCTTTTCCGGTTCCGAGACGGCGCTGACGGCGGCATCGCGCAGCCGCATGCATACTCTGGAGGCCAATGGCGAAATCCGTGCCGCTGTCGTCAACGGTCTGATAGAGCGTCGTGACCGGCTGATCGGCGCGCTGCTGATCGGCAACAATCTTGCCAACATCCTGTCTTCGTCGATTGCCACCAGCCTGTTTCTCGGGTTGTTCGGCAGCTCGGGCGTCGCACTGGCGACCCTGGCGATGACTGTCATCCTGGTCATTTTCGCCGAAGTTCTGCCAAAGAGCTGGGCGATCTCGGCGCCGGACCGTTTCGCGCTCTATGTCGCGCCGATGGTCAAGCTGTTCGTGGCGGTGGTCGGGCCGCTGTCGAGCGTCGTCAATGTCATCGTCCGGCAGATCCTGGCGCTGTTCGGCATCAATCTTTCCAAGGAAGTGTCGATGCTGTCGGCCCATGAGGAACTGCGCGGTGCCGTCGACTTTCTGCACCGCGAGGGATCGGTGGTGAAGGCCGACCGCGACCGTCTGGGCGGCGTCCTCGACCTCAGCGAACTCGAACTGTCAGACATTATGGTTCACCGCACGTCGATGCGGGCCGTCAACGCCGATGACGCGCCGGAGGCGGTGGTCCGCACCATGCTGGAAAGCCCTTATACACGCATGCCTTTGTGGCGCGGGACGACCGACAACATCATCGGCGTCATCCATGCCAAGGACCTGCTGCGGGCGCTGGCGGAGCCGAATGTCGAGCCGGAGAACCTCGATGTTGCCAAGATCGCGCAAAAACCGTGGTTCGTGCCCGATAGTACCAACCTCGAGGACCAACTGAACGCCTTCCTGCGGCGCAAGCAGCATTTTGCCGTCGTCGTCGACGAATATGGCGAGGTGCAGGGCATCGTCACCCTGGAGGATATCCTGGAGGAAATCGTCGGCGACATCGCCGACGAGCACGATCTCGACATCCAGGGCGTGCGGCAGGAGGCGGACGGCTCGATCGTGGTCGATGGTGTGGTGCCGATCCGCGATCTCAACAGGGCCCTCGACTGGAACCTTCCGGACGAGGAGGCAACGACGATCGCCGGGCTGGTCATCCACGAATCCATGACCATCCCCGAAGAACGCCAGGCCTTCACCTTCTACGGAAAGCGCTTCATCGTCATGAAGCGCGAGAAGAACAGGATTACCAAGCTGCGCATCCGGCCGGCCGAGGCGGCTGATACGGATCCGGTGTAG
- the aroB gene encoding 3-dehydroquinate synthase has product MNAIPEVSERLVHVPLGERAYDILIGPGLIARAGTEITARLRGRRAAVITDENVGPLYLAALTDSLEAAGIAVASLVLPAGEKTKSFEPLMAVCDAVLEARVERNDMVIALGGGVIGDLAGFAAGIVRRGVRFVQVPTSLLSQVDSSVGGKTGINTRQGKNLVGVFHQADLVLADSDVLNTLSEREFRAGYAEVAKYGLIDKPDFFAWLEANWRDVFAGGPSRIEAIAASCQAKSDVVVADEHENGARALLNLGHTFGHALEAATNYDSSRLVHGEGVSIGMVLAHRFSARLNLASPDDAVRVEAHLKAVGLPTRMSDIPGALPPAEMLMKAIGQDKKVKSGKLTFILTHGVGQSFVADDVPSSEVLSFLKENHPQ; this is encoded by the coding sequence ATGAATGCCATTCCCGAGGTGTCCGAGCGTCTCGTCCATGTGCCGCTCGGCGAGCGGGCTTACGATATCCTGATCGGCCCCGGCCTGATCGCGCGCGCCGGTACGGAGATTACCGCACGCCTCAGGGGTCGGCGGGCTGCCGTGATTACCGACGAAAATGTCGGCCCCCTGTACCTCGCCGCCCTGACAGACAGCCTTGAGGCTGCCGGCATCGCTGTAGCCAGCCTGGTGCTGCCGGCCGGCGAAAAGACCAAGAGCTTCGAGCCGCTGATGGCGGTCTGCGACGCGGTGCTGGAAGCCCGCGTGGAGCGTAACGACATGGTGATCGCGCTCGGTGGCGGTGTCATCGGCGATCTCGCCGGCTTTGCAGCCGGCATCGTCCGGCGTGGCGTGCGCTTCGTGCAGGTGCCGACCTCGCTGCTGTCGCAGGTGGATTCCTCCGTCGGCGGCAAGACCGGCATCAACACCCGCCAGGGCAAGAACCTCGTCGGCGTCTTTCACCAGGCGGATCTCGTGCTGGCCGACAGCGACGTGCTGAATACGCTGAGCGAAAGGGAATTCCGGGCCGGATATGCCGAAGTCGCGAAATACGGGCTGATCGACAAGCCGGACTTCTTTGCCTGGCTCGAGGCCAACTGGCGTGACGTGTTTGCCGGCGGCCCGTCCCGCATCGAGGCGATTGCCGCCAGCTGCCAGGCGAAGTCCGATGTGGTCGTGGCCGACGAGCACGAAAACGGCGCGCGGGCGCTGCTCAATCTCGGCCATACCTTCGGTCACGCTCTAGAGGCGGCCACGAATTACGACAGCAGCCGGCTGGTGCACGGCGAGGGTGTTTCCATCGGCATGGTGCTTGCGCATCGGTTCTCCGCTCGGCTCAATCTGGCGAGCCCCGACGATGCTGTTCGGGTCGAGGCACATTTGAAGGCGGTCGGCCTGCCGACGCGCATGAGCGACATCCCGGGCGCCTTGCCACCAGCAGAGATGCTGATGAAAGCCATCGGCCAGGACAAGAAGGTAAAGAGCGGCAAGCTGACCTTCATCCTCACGCACGGCGTCGGCCAGTCCTTCGTCGCCGACGATGTTCCCTCTTCGGAAGTTCTGAGCTTCCTCAAGGAAAATCACCCGCAATGA
- a CDS encoding shikimate kinase, whose amino-acid sequence MCEPVLTLAQSLKDRARAALGQRNLILVGLMGAGKTSIGRLVATHLAIPFVDADAEIERVSRMTISELFTAYGEEEFRSLETRVIKRLLKGGPRVVSTGGGAFVNDRTRWHIKRKGLSIWLKADLDVLWERVNKRDSRPLLKTGDPKATLEGLMTARYPIYAEADLTVMSRDVHKDIIARDVLAAILRTSQESKVS is encoded by the coding sequence ATGTGTGAACCTGTCCTAACCCTTGCGCAAAGCCTCAAAGACAGAGCCCGAGCGGCGCTCGGTCAGCGCAATCTTATCCTCGTCGGTCTGATGGGTGCCGGCAAAACTTCCATCGGACGACTCGTTGCAACCCATCTCGCAATTCCCTTCGTCGATGCCGATGCCGAGATCGAGCGAGTGTCGCGGATGACCATATCCGAACTGTTTACGGCCTATGGAGAAGAAGAGTTTCGGTCGCTCGAAACGCGGGTGATCAAGAGACTGCTGAAAGGCGGCCCGCGGGTTGTCTCGACAGGCGGCGGTGCTTTCGTCAACGATCGCACGCGCTGGCATATCAAGCGCAAAGGCCTCTCCATATGGCTGAAGGCCGATCTCGATGTGCTCTGGGAGCGAGTGAACAAACGCGATAGTCGGCCGCTGTTGAAGACAGGGGATCCCAAGGCAACGCTCGAGGGCCTGATGACGGCGCGTTATCCGATTTATGCGGAGGCTGATCTCACCGTCATGTCGCGCGATGTCCACAAGGATATCATCGCCCGGGACGTGCTGGCGGCGATCCTCCGCACAAGCCAGGAAAGTAAAGTATCATGA
- the xerD gene encoding site-specific tyrosine recombinase XerD, which translates to MTDLGRAHMEAFLEMMSAERGAALNTLSSYQHDLDDLHGFLKARAVRMTEAASADLGAYLTGLSNQGFKASSQARRLSAMRQFYKFLYAEGLRTDDPTGILDAPKKGRSLPKIMGVEEVSRLLAQAETEAELDGPNKLQRVRMLALLELLYATGMRVSELVSLSAKVLDHEGRFLMIRGKGNKERMVPLSHSAISAMKAYGQMRLAQEASAKEPPPESPWLFPSSSKEGYLPRQVFARDLKDLAIRAGLTPSLISPHVLRHAFASHLLANGADLRVVQELLGHSDISTTQIYTHVLEERLHQLVQTHHPLAKQAKKQD; encoded by the coding sequence ATGACAGACCTCGGCCGCGCCCACATGGAAGCTTTCCTCGAAATGATGAGCGCCGAGCGCGGTGCAGCGCTCAACACGCTGTCGTCCTATCAGCACGATCTCGACGACCTGCACGGCTTCCTCAAGGCACGCGCCGTCCGAATGACGGAGGCGGCGTCTGCCGATCTCGGTGCCTATCTCACAGGTCTCTCCAACCAGGGCTTCAAGGCCTCCTCGCAGGCCCGTCGCCTTTCGGCGATGCGGCAGTTCTACAAGTTTCTCTATGCCGAAGGGCTGCGCACCGACGACCCGACCGGTATTCTCGATGCGCCGAAAAAGGGCCGCTCACTGCCAAAGATCATGGGCGTCGAAGAGGTTAGCCGCCTTCTGGCGCAGGCTGAAACCGAAGCCGAACTGGACGGGCCGAACAAGCTGCAGCGCGTCCGGATGCTGGCGCTGCTGGAACTGCTCTATGCAACCGGCATGCGCGTCAGCGAACTTGTCTCGCTTTCCGCCAAGGTACTGGACCACGAAGGCCGCTTCCTGATGATCCGCGGCAAGGGCAACAAGGAACGCATGGTGCCGCTGTCGCACTCTGCCATATCGGCGATGAAGGCCTATGGACAGATGCGCCTCGCCCAGGAGGCATCGGCCAAGGAGCCGCCACCGGAAAGTCCGTGGCTGTTTCCATCCTCCTCGAAGGAAGGCTACCTGCCGCGCCAGGTGTTTGCCCGCGACCTCAAGGACCTCGCCATCCGCGCCGGCCTGACGCCATCGCTGATATCGCCGCACGTGTTGCGGCATGCCTTTGCCAGCCATCTTCTTGCCAACGGCGCCGATCTGCGCGTGGTGCAGGAACTGCTTGGCCATTCGGACATTTCCACCACGCAGATCTATACCCATGTGCTGGAAGAACGCCTTCACCAACTGGTGCAAACGCACCACCCCCTTGCCAAACAGGCGAAAAAGCAGGATTAG